A portion of the Thermotoga sp. SG1 genome contains these proteins:
- the fliS gene encoding flagellar export chaperone FliS, which translates to MKENTYLEKMVMTASPAKLVQMLYEKAIEVLKEAEKLLEEKKFVEFSEKVTRAQDIITELNLSLNMEKGGTIAQNLRALYNYMFQRLVEGNVKKDLEKIREVEGMLSELLEVWKEAMKKAGNVTSSEKKQGGLNLMG; encoded by the coding sequence ATGAAGGAGAATACCTACCTTGAAAAGATGGTCATGACAGCAAGTCCGGCAAAACTCGTCCAGATGCTTTACGAAAAAGCGATAGAGGTTCTGAAAGAGGCAGAAAAGTTGTTGGAGGAGAAAAAATTCGTTGAGTTCAGTGAGAAGGTCACACGTGCACAGGACATAATCACAGAGCTCAATCTTTCTCTGAACATGGAAAAAGGCGGCACCATCGCTCAGAACCTGAGAGCACTTTACAACTACATGTTCCAGAGACTGGTCGAAGGTAACGTGAAGAAAGATCTTGAGAAGATCAGAGAGGTCGAAGGTATGCTCTCGGAACTTCTGGAAGTCTGGAAAGAAGCCATGAAAAAGGCAGGAAATGTAACTTCTTCGGAAAAAAAGCAGGGGGGACTGAATCTCATGGGGTGA
- a CDS encoding NUDIX hydrolase, translating into MKFYEEKIESKRIFEGKMISVRIDRVKLPNGEESTREVVDHPGAVVIVPVLGEEIIFVEQYRYPIEQMLLELPAGKMDLGESPEECARRELEEETGYRAKRFSYLGKIFTTPGFTTEVIHIFAAEELEKTTQNTDPDEFIEVKKIPVEKVLSLLKNAEIEDSKTICALTRYFLSKGVIG; encoded by the coding sequence GTGAAGTTCTACGAAGAGAAGATCGAAAGCAAAAGGATCTTCGAGGGAAAGATGATAAGTGTGAGGATCGATCGTGTGAAACTTCCAAACGGTGAGGAGTCGACCCGTGAAGTCGTGGACCATCCCGGTGCGGTTGTGATCGTTCCGGTCCTGGGGGAAGAGATCATCTTCGTCGAGCAGTACAGATACCCCATTGAGCAGATGCTCCTCGAACTCCCTGCCGGGAAAATGGACCTCGGAGAATCCCCCGAGGAATGTGCCAGGAGAGAACTCGAAGAGGAGACGGGTTATCGGGCAAAGAGGTTCTCCTATCTTGGGAAGATCTTCACAACGCCCGGTTTCACAACGGAGGTGATACATATATTTGCAGCAGAAGAACTGGAAAAAACCACCCAGAACACCGATCCCGATGAATTCATCGAAGTGAAGAAGATCCCCGTGGAGAAAGTGCTGTCTTTACTCAAGAACGCGGAGATAGAAGATTCAAAGACAATCTGTGCCTTGACACGATATTTCCTTTCAAAGGGAGTGATAGGATGA